The Pleurodeles waltl isolate 20211129_DDA chromosome 7, aPleWal1.hap1.20221129, whole genome shotgun sequence genome includes a region encoding these proteins:
- the LOC138247109 gene encoding trophinin-like, whose product MAIQHCCGQTTVSASSYCEQTAVSASSCYGQTFASASSCYGQTAVSASVCCGQTAVSASSYYGQTAVSASSCYGQTFASASSCYGQTAVSASSCCGQTFASASSCYGQTAVSASSCCGQTTVSASSCYGQTAASAFIFCGQTSVSVFYGQANVFASSCYGQTFASASSCYGQTAVSASSCCGQTTVSASSCYGQTAASAFIFCGQTSVSVFYGQANVFASSCYGQTAVSASSCYEQTAVSASVCYGQTAASASSCYGQTAASASSCYGQTAASAFIFCGQTSVSVFYGQANVFASSCYGQTAVSASSCYGQTPVSTSSCYGQSAVSASSCYGQISVSASSCYGQTAVSASSCYGHTSVSTSSCYGQSAVSASSWNKKTAVCFLLLWTDVCLCFLLLCIELSATE is encoded by the coding sequence atggctatacaacactgcTGTGGACAGACCACTGTCTCTGCGTCCTCCTACTGTGAACAGACTGCTGTCTCTGCTTCCTCCTGCTATGGACAGACATTTGCCTCTGCTTCCTCCTGCTATGGACAGACTGCTGTCTCTGCTTCTGTGTGCTGTGGACAGACCGCTGTCTCTGCGTCCTCCTACTATGGACAGACTGCTGTCTCTGCTTCCTCCTGCTATGGACAGACATTTGCCTCTGCTTCCTCCTGCTATGGACAGACTGCTGTCTCTGCTTCCTCCTGCTGTGGACAGACATTTGCCTCTGCTTCCTCCTGCTATGGACAGACTGCTGTCTCTGCTTCCTCCTGCTGTGGACAGACCACTGTCTCTGCTTCCTCCTGCTATGGACAGACCGCTGCCTCTGCTTTCATCTTCTGTGGACAGACCTCTGTTTCTGTCTTTTATGGACAGGCCAATGTGTTTGCTTCCTCCTGCTATGGACAGACATTTGCCTCTGCTTCCTCCTGCTATGGACAGACTGCTGTCTCTGCTTCCTCCTGCTGTGGACAGACCACTGTCTCTGCTTCCTCCTGCTATGGACAGACCGCTGCCTCTGCTTTCATCTTCTGTGGACAGACCTCTGTTTCTGTCTTTTATGGACAGGCCAATGTGTTTGCTTCCTCCTGCTATGGACAGACTGCTGTCTCCGCTTCCTCCTGCTATGAACAGACTGCTGTCTCTGCTTCTGTGTGCTATGGACAGACCGCTGCCTCTGCTTCCTCCTGCTATGGACAGACCGCTGCCTCTGCTTCCTCCTGCTATGGACAGACCGCTGCCTCTGCTTTCATCTTCTGTGGACAGACCTCTGTTTCTGTCTTTTATGGACAGGCCAATGTGTTTGCTTCCTCCTGCTATGGACAGACTGCTGTCTCCGCTTCCTCCTGCTATGGACAGACTCCTGTCTCCACTTCCTCCTGCTATGGACAGTCCGCTGTCTCTGCTTCCTCCTGCTATGGACAGATCTCTGTCTCTGCTTCCTCCTGCTATGGACAGACCGCTGTCTCTGCTTCCTCCTGCTATGGACATACCTCTGTCTCTACTTCCTCCTGCTATGGACAGTCCGCTGTCTCTGCTTCCTCCTGGAATAAAAAGACTGCTGTCTGCTTCCTCCTGCTATGGACAGACGTCTGTCTCTGCTTCCTCCTGCTATGCATTGAGTTGAGTGCTACAGAGTAa